The following are encoded together in the Thalassomonas haliotis genome:
- a CDS encoding chemotaxis protein CheX, with product MNVEFINPFLASMLNVMSTMAQMELAPEKPKLKKDEVAMGDVSGLIGMVSDQAKGSLSITFEGPLAIATMKNMVGEGPDEINEEITDLVGEITNMVTGGAKRMLSEKGIEFDMATPMVVSGNNHTIHHKAEGPVVIIPLNSPHGKAFIEFSFDK from the coding sequence ATGAATGTAGAGTTTATTAATCCTTTTTTAGCTTCAATGCTCAATGTAATGTCCACCATGGCACAGATGGAGCTGGCCCCGGAAAAACCTAAGCTGAAGAAAGATGAAGTAGCCATGGGTGATGTCTCGGGATTAATTGGCATGGTCAGTGACCAGGCTAAAGGCTCTTTATCTATTACCTTCGAAGGCCCGTTAGCCATAGCCACCATGAAAAACATGGTTGGAGAAGGCCCGGATGAGATCAACGAAGAAATTACCGATTTGGTGGGTGAAATCACTAACATGGTTACCGGCGGTGCCAAGCGTATGTTAAGTGAAAAAGGTATTGAATTTGATATGGCCACCCCTATGGTAGTTTCCGGCAATAATCACACCATACACCACAAAGCCGAAGGGCCTGTGGTCATTATTCCGTTGAACTCCCCCCATGGTAAAGCCTTTATCGAGTTCAGCTTCGATAAATAA
- a CDS encoding TIM-barrel domain-containing protein → MLLNVKLFLSLSLLLGCALFFPAPASADVAGQSAAFASGWQSHRQQGNKLILSAPQGNVSLEYISQDSIYVHYLAKGIKQLPGYLLDEKQLDEKGAGSKAGQALKLSLKATDQALTFSSETSSVVVQKSPFKLSFFHRGQLKLQEELGYLAKADSQEFRFKLMAEEKLFAGGERVLGMDRRGFKLPLYNKAHYAYQGRSEQMNFSLPGLMSSEKYILMFDNTARGSLDLGAAEKDVLHFAATGGRSAYLVAMADSFPELVNHYTDASGRQPMPPIWALGNIASRFGYRSEAEARAVVAEYQKQQMPVDGIIFDLYWFGPDIKGHMGNLDWDRKAFPTAEQMVKDFDDMGIKTILISEPFVLTSSKNWQSGADAGAFSLDGQGKAKTFDFYFGNTSLVDVFSEQGQNWFWPFYQKQLDWGIAGFWGDLGEPEVHPKDSYHFIERSGQKAGADEVHNAYGHQWAKTVFDGFSRARKNQRPFIMMRSGFAGSQRYGMIPWTGDVSRSWQALQAQVELSLQMGILGLGYTHSDLGGFVASEAFDAELYVRWLQYGAFQPVFRPHAQDEMLPEPVFHGEEVAARIKAALSWRYQLLPYNYTLVYENHSQGLPLMRPRFFAEQSADGTAMPEAAFTDSQGYFWGSELLVLPVTAPGVTELEYALPQGNWFDYFTDKPYAANGSEKQKFPVSMDNIPVLVKGGAIIPHAPDMQNTREYSGDELIIHYWFDAGVGQSQFQLYQDDGQTRDYLQGEFTKIDFTARAGDGQLNFTIALAGSTKALSQDKKLTLVVHNAPHFKQISLAGKRLESVYQAADKQMKLTLAFDGQPLALIFN, encoded by the coding sequence ATGCTGTTAAATGTAAAACTGTTTTTATCCCTGAGTTTATTGCTCGGCTGTGCTTTGTTTTTCCCCGCTCCTGCCTCGGCTGACGTTGCCGGACAGAGCGCGGCTTTTGCTTCCGGTTGGCAAAGTCACCGGCAGCAGGGCAATAAGCTTATTTTAAGCGCGCCGCAGGGAAATGTCTCGCTGGAATACATCAGCCAGGACAGTATTTATGTGCATTATCTGGCTAAAGGTATTAAACAGCTGCCGGGCTACTTACTTGATGAGAAACAGCTTGATGAGAAGGGCGCAGGCAGCAAGGCGGGGCAGGCATTAAAACTCTCTCTCAAGGCCACTGACCAGGCCCTGACTTTTAGCAGTGAAACTTCGTCCGTCGTTGTGCAAAAGTCGCCGTTTAAATTATCTTTTTTTCACCGCGGGCAGTTAAAACTTCAGGAAGAGCTGGGTTATCTTGCCAAGGCCGATAGCCAGGAGTTCCGTTTTAAGCTTATGGCTGAGGAGAAGCTGTTTGCCGGCGGTGAAAGGGTGCTGGGCATGGACAGGCGGGGTTTTAAACTGCCGCTGTATAACAAGGCCCATTACGCCTATCAAGGCCGCTCCGAGCAAATGAATTTTTCCCTGCCGGGATTGATGTCGAGTGAAAAATATATCCTGATGTTTGATAATACCGCCAGGGGCAGCCTGGATTTAGGCGCGGCTGAAAAAGACGTGCTGCACTTTGCTGCGACCGGCGGACGCAGCGCCTACCTGGTGGCGATGGCAGACAGTTTTCCCGAGCTGGTAAATCATTACACCGACGCCAGCGGCAGGCAGCCGATGCCGCCGATCTGGGCGTTGGGGAATATTGCTTCACGTTTTGGTTATCGCAGCGAAGCCGAGGCAAGGGCTGTGGTGGCAGAGTACCAAAAGCAGCAAATGCCAGTCGACGGTATTATTTTCGATCTTTACTGGTTTGGTCCGGATATTAAAGGCCATATGGGCAACCTGGACTGGGACAGAAAGGCTTTTCCCACTGCCGAGCAAATGGTTAAAGACTTTGATGATATGGGCATTAAAACGATTTTGATCAGCGAGCCTTTTGTCCTGACAAGCTCTAAAAACTGGCAGTCCGGGGCCGATGCCGGTGCTTTTTCTTTAGATGGGCAGGGTAAAGCAAAAACCTTTGATTTTTATTTCGGTAATACCTCTTTAGTGGATGTTTTCTCCGAGCAGGGGCAAAACTGGTTCTGGCCCTTTTATCAAAAGCAGCTGGACTGGGGCATTGCCGGTTTCTGGGGGGATTTAGGTGAGCCGGAAGTGCATCCGAAAGATAGCTATCACTTTATCGAGCGCTCCGGGCAAAAGGCCGGTGCTGATGAAGTGCATAATGCTTATGGCCATCAGTGGGCAAAAACTGTTTTTGACGGCTTTAGCCGGGCAAGAAAGAATCAACGGCCTTTTATCATGATGCGCTCGGGCTTTGCCGGCAGCCAGCGTTACGGCATGATCCCCTGGACCGGCGATGTCAGCCGCAGCTGGCAAGCGCTGCAGGCGCAGGTTGAATTGTCGCTGCAAATGGGCATATTGGGCTTAGGTTATACCCATTCGGATTTGGGCGGTTTTGTTGCCAGTGAAGCCTTTGATGCCGAGCTTTATGTGCGCTGGCTGCAATATGGCGCTTTCCAGCCTGTATTCCGCCCCCATGCCCAGGATGAAATGTTGCCGGAGCCCGTGTTTCACGGCGAAGAGGTGGCGGCGCGCATCAAAGCGGCTTTAAGCTGGCGTTATCAGCTATTACCCTACAATTACACCCTGGTTTATGAGAACCACAGCCAAGGGCTGCCTTTGATGCGACCGCGTTTTTTTGCTGAACAAAGCGCTGATGGGACTGCTATGCCCGAGGCTGCTTTTACCGATAGCCAGGGTTATTTCTGGGGCAGCGAGTTACTGGTATTGCCGGTGACGGCTCCCGGGGTGACCGAACTTGAATATGCTTTGCCGCAGGGTAACTGGTTTGATTATTTTACCGATAAACCCTATGCCGCAAACGGCAGCGAGAAACAGAAATTTCCGGTCTCTATGGACAATATTCCGGTATTGGTTAAGGGAGGCGCCATTATCCCCCATGCCCCGGATATGCAAAATACCCGCGAGTACAGTGGCGATGAGCTGATTATTCATTACTGGTTTGATGCCGGTGTCGGCCAGTCGCAGTTTCAGCTTTATCAGGATGACGGCCAAACCCGGGACTATCTGCAAGGTGAATTTACCAAGATTGATTTTACCGCCCGAGCAGGCGACGGACAGCTAAACTTTACGATTGCCCTGGCCGGGTCGACAAAAGCACTAAGCCAGGACAAAAAACTGACCCTGGTGGTGCATAATGCCCCGCACTTCAAGCAGATTTCTCTGGCAGGCAAGCGCCTGGAAAGTGTGTATCAGGCCGCTGACAAACAGATGAAACTGACCTTGGCTTTTGACGGTCAGCCGCTGGCGCTGATCTTTAACTAA
- a CDS encoding alpha-amylase family glycosyl hydrolase → MNFTRTLTLTPVYALLSLSLFGCSSQHQQGQTLVEHPVSQAAGKQVTPFYGTLNPFASESVYFLLTDRFVDGDSSNNQQTQGGEYHTFNRPLKGPDGQEANVGYMGGDFQGVLNNADYIRDMGFTSVWLTPVFDNPDQAYSGGEEVTFGAYYKDGGKTGYHGYWGTNFYQLDEHLPSKGLNFADFTRRLKQDHQLNFILDVVTNHGSPAYDMAQQRGKFGKIYDEQGQLIADHQNIHPEKLDPSNPLHAFYNTHTGLAQLSDINENNEAVLDYFEGAYLKWLSQGVHALRIDTIKEMPHHFWKKFFDRIRKKYPDIFIFGESYSYEAEFIAEHTREENGGVSVLDFPGRRAIVDVFENPESNFADLLSYLHLDDGVYQNPYELMTFYDNHDMERMNADDMGFVDANNWLFTSRGIPVVYYGSEINFMTGKPEHQGNRNYLGQERVEQAKSHIIHNELTRIAQLRKNTVALQRGLQHNLDFNGQTASFYRVYQDKARSQTALVLLNKGDSPANFTVTEKLSKGQWRDAISGEHYLVDSSRGQISTQVKAHGVKVLLLNSPVENAELIAALEAQQQKLAPKQMLVSQ, encoded by the coding sequence ATGAACTTTACCCGCACCCTGACCTTAACACCGGTCTATGCGCTTCTCTCTTTATCCCTTTTCGGTTGTTCGTCCCAGCACCAGCAAGGTCAAACACTAGTAGAGCACCCCGTCAGCCAGGCGGCCGGAAAACAGGTGACTCCGTTTTATGGCACCCTAAATCCTTTTGCCTCCGAGTCCGTGTACTTCCTGCTCACCGACAGGTTTGTCGACGGCGACAGCAGCAATAATCAGCAAACTCAGGGAGGGGAATACCACACTTTCAACCGCCCGCTAAAAGGACCTGACGGACAGGAAGCCAACGTCGGTTATATGGGCGGAGATTTCCAGGGGGTACTCAATAATGCCGATTATATCCGGGATATGGGCTTTACTTCGGTATGGCTAACCCCTGTTTTCGACAACCCGGATCAAGCCTATAGCGGCGGTGAAGAAGTTACCTTCGGCGCCTACTACAAAGACGGCGGAAAAACCGGCTACCACGGTTACTGGGGCACCAACTTCTATCAACTGGATGAACATTTACCGTCAAAAGGCCTGAACTTTGCCGACTTTACCCGGCGGTTAAAGCAAGATCACCAGCTGAACTTTATCCTGGATGTAGTCACCAACCACGGCTCTCCCGCCTATGATATGGCGCAGCAACGGGGAAAATTCGGTAAAATTTATGATGAGCAAGGGCAGCTGATCGCCGATCACCAAAACATACATCCGGAAAAACTGGATCCGAGCAACCCCCTGCACGCCTTTTATAATACCCACACCGGGCTGGCGCAGCTTTCCGACATCAATGAAAACAATGAAGCCGTCCTGGACTACTTTGAAGGGGCCTATTTAAAATGGCTCTCCCAGGGCGTACATGCGCTGCGCATTGATACCATCAAAGAAATGCCCCACCACTTCTGGAAAAAGTTTTTTGACCGCATCCGTAAAAAGTACCCGGATATCTTTATTTTTGGTGAAAGCTACTCTTACGAGGCCGAGTTTATCGCCGAACATACCCGGGAAGAAAACGGCGGCGTCAGCGTACTGGACTTTCCCGGCAGAAGGGCGATAGTTGATGTCTTTGAAAACCCCGAAAGCAACTTCGCCGATCTTTTATCTTACCTGCACTTAGATGACGGCGTTTATCAAAACCCTTATGAACTGATGACCTTTTACGATAACCACGACATGGAGCGCATGAATGCCGATGATATGGGTTTTGTTGATGCCAACAACTGGTTATTTACTTCCCGCGGCATCCCTGTGGTTTATTACGGCTCAGAAATCAACTTTATGACCGGCAAGCCTGAACACCAGGGCAACCGCAACTATCTCGGCCAGGAGCGGGTGGAACAGGCAAAAAGCCACATTATCCACAATGAACTGACCCGAATCGCCCAGCTCAGGAAAAACACTGTTGCCCTGCAACGGGGTCTGCAGCACAACCTTGACTTTAACGGCCAGACCGCAAGTTTCTACCGGGTTTACCAGGACAAAGCGCGCAGTCAAACCGCATTGGTATTGCTAAACAAAGGCGACAGCCCGGCAAACTTTACCGTCACAGAAAAACTCAGCAAAGGCCAGTGGAGAGATGCCATCAGCGGCGAGCACTACCTGGTAGACAGCAGCCGGGGACAGATAAGCACCCAAGTGAAGGCGCACGGCGTTAAAGTCTTATTGCTCAACAGCCC